One window of the Solanum stenotomum isolate F172 chromosome 11, ASM1918654v1, whole genome shotgun sequence genome contains the following:
- the LOC125845703 gene encoding protein FAR-RED IMPAIRED RESPONSE 1-like: protein MESTSQNSQLNDVLNNVLGLDEDDSLLSQNDEHHEDSDNAYDGPEHYLHSDDKDVINKLFEEMNQPEQEESISVSDGEEYEAEKECDEQTDSANDDNFSDQQYMEGPLVDMVYCSVESLFAFYKEHSRLNGFGVLKKTSKKRGCEYARYVSFACDKSRKLAAKNYSKRVDCKCKVNCVVLPDGSCRVTTITTEHNHELQPSLARFFGCHRKISKALKRNLDIARIRPAKSIRLLEVQTSGPDRMGCTPKDCRNYILQQCRMMTLSCDAAAIHKFFALMQMKDDGFFYVIDTDNVGRLRNVVWVHTHCKYAYREFNDVVCFDSTYLVNQWRMPFASFVGVNQHKQSILLGCALLTSEDIETYKFVFSTWLAAMGNAPPTTILTDQYESIKAAIAEFVEQYELALRFKYEKELQPEADSRKKYAAPCSGFDWDLQLQTHYTRPIYNAFVAEHLKRLYHCEIERHHDLNVVEGVEKYSVTDYSISNDFHENQFVYIVEYRPRNQYLDCNCKNFQSEEDVVCCHILKTMSHCRIKMFHDRYILRP, encoded by the exons atGGAATCGACTAGTCAGAATAGCCAATTAAACGATGTATTGAATAATGTTTTGGGGTTAGATGAGGATGATAGTTTGTTGTCCCAAAATGATGAACATCATGAAGATTCCGATAATGCATACGATGGCCCAGAACATTATTTGCATAGTGATGATAAAGATGTTATTAACAAgctctttgaagaaatgaatcAACCGGAGCAAGAGGAATCAATAAGTGTTAGTGACGGAGAGGAATATGAAGCTGAAAAAGAATGTGATGAACAGACAGATTCAGCCAATGATGATAATTTTTCAGACCAACAATATATGGAAGGCCCTCTTGTAGATATGGTCTATTGTAGTGTAGAATCTCTTTTTGCTTTTTATAAAGAACATAGTCGTTTAAATGGATTTGGAGTTCTTAAAAAGACTTCAAAAAAGAGAGGTTGTGAATACGCTAGGTATGTCTCATTCGCTTGTGATAAGAGTAGAAAACTAGCTGCTAAGAATTATAGTAAAAGGGTTGATTGCAAATGCAAAGTTAATTGTGTTGTGCTGCCTGATGGTTCATGTCGCGTAACAACAATTACGACGGAGCACAACCATGAGTTGCAACCATCTTTGGCACGTTTTTTTGGATGCCACAGGAAAATAAGTAAGGCATTAAAACGAAACCTTGACATCGCAAGAATTAGACCTGCCAAAAGCATTAGACTTTTGGAAGTACAAACAAGTGGTCCAGATAGAATGGGATGCACACCTAAAGACTGTCGAAACTACATTCTTCAACAATGCAGGATGATGACATTGTCATGTGATGCTGCGGCAATACATAAATTTTTTGCTTTAATGCAAATGAAGGACGATggatttttttatgtaattgaCACAGATAATGTTGGTAGACTTCGCAACGTAGTGTGGGTTCACACACATTGCAAGTATGCGTATAGGGAGTTTAATGATGTTGTTTGTTTTGATTCAACGTACTTGGTGAATCAATGGCGCATGCCGTTTGCATCTTTTGTTGGTGTGAATCAACACAAACAATCTATTCTTTTAGGCTGCGCTTTGCTCACAAGTGAGGATATTGAGACATACAAATTTGTTTTCTCTACTTGGCTGGCAGCAATGGGCAATGCACCTCCAACAACTATCCTCACTGATCAATATGAGAGTATCAAGGCAGCAATTGCAGAG TTCGTTGAGCAGTATGAGTTAGCCTTGCGATTTAAATATGAGAAGGAACTTCAACCAGAAGCTGACTCACGGAAAAAGTATGCAGCGCCTTGTAGTGGTTTTGATTGGGATTTGCAGCTTCAAACCCATTATACTCGACCTATTTACAATGCCTTTGTAGCAGAGCATTTGAAGCGGTTGTACCACTGTGAAATTGAAAGACACCATGACTTAAATGTCGTGGAAGGAGTTGAGAAGTACAGTGTAACAGATTATTCCATATCTAATGATTTTCATGAAAATCAATTTGTTTACATTGTGGAATATCGGCCACGGAATCAGTATCTGGATTGCAATTGCAAGAATTTTCAAAGTGAAGAAGATGTTGTGTGTTGCCACATTTTAAAGACTATGTCTCATTGTAGAATTAAAATGTTCCATGACAGATATATTTTACGCCCGTGA